CCAAAATTATTGATGTGCACAGTGATTTCATAGATGATTGGGTGAAGATTGGTTTACCTGCAAAGGCCAAAGTTTTGGCAGAACATGGCGATCTGGACTTCAGTGAACAATGCAAGATATGTGAAAGTGTAATAAACACTATCTGTcatcccttcatttttttttccaaattaaactaaaattataaaattttagagaagttattattaaatttaactaTCGATTTAAACTTTTGGTTGAAATGACTGATTGACATccaattataatttgaatgcaGGAGGCAGTGAATTTCTCACTGGTAAACTTACAGAGCTACCCATATGTTAAGGCAGCAATGGCATACCAAAATATAAGACTATGGGGTGCTTACTATGATTTTTACAACAAAAATTTTAAGCTCTGGGAAGTCAAGTATCAGACTGATTATATTCCAATTATATGCTGATAATCAAGGCTCGGGTGACCGGGAGTCATGGATCTCTTGCCCTGaggagaaataaaaaaaataataaacttatcgACGGATATTTCCATCGTAAATGTATAATTTTCGTCAAAGTTTCTTAAGAATCTATAAGGATGTGGCTTCATTGATAGAATCTGCGACAGAATTACCTGTCGGTGATGCTTGATCCAAAAAAATACGTACTTTTCAACATATGTTCATCGGTTAACCCCGAGAAATTGTTTCTATTTCTGGCTCTATGTTTGTGTATGTATGTAATAATTTGTAAGTTCTCATAAATTCTGGTATATAATATcagaattaaataaaacaacTTGCTTGTATGATATGTAAATGTGCTATTTGTATGTATGGTCATTTTCCTTTTACAATAAAGGTATTTCATGTCATAGTAATGGATATAATGGATATAAtcatgataatatatatatcccTTCCTTTTAGATCAATATATTGTTATTTTCCATTGTGGTGCTAATGTATGGTTCGCAATTATCGCTCTAAGGACTTTTTTATTATCTCAAAGTCTAGCGTAGTAATGGCAGGCTATGAAAAGACAGTTCACGTGTGAACTAGCAAAAACGTTAATATGAAAATAGCTTCATTTCTTTAGGTGGGAAAACCCTAAAGAGCTTTTAAAAAATGCAAATGGGGGTGGGGGGGGGGAGATCTGATATAGCATGATATAAATAGGCCCAACCAAATCAGTAAAATGGGCTTACATCATGGGCCTACGCTAAATCAAGCTAAAAAGCTACAACCTGCAACAATGGAGGACTTCAGATGACAGCTTAACCAGCTTAACTAACTGGACATGTGGATCAATGGATGATTCGGATCTCAAAGATACACTTCCTTTCCATAAAGCACGTCGTATATTAGGGAATGATGAAAAGGAAAATGAGGTTGAATCCACTGAGAAGCCTACACGTGGAAATGAGCATAGCCCAATCCAATCAGAAGCTTGCATATGGAAAGTACATAACACTTTAGgtacataaaaaaaatctctataaataggctCAGAGATATGACACAAGGTACATACACATCCATTCTCCCACTTTCATATTGCTTTCAAATTATCACTTTCTTCAAAGTACTttactaacttaagcatcaaAGAGGAGACGGGGATTCTGGCCCCTCCTTGACTATTTGTTATTAATTGAGGTGGTCTACAGACTAATTAAAAGTGTTGTTCATTATTAAAGACATCATTAGGTATTCATtcatcttgtatacagatcacCAAGCCTTAAAGTATTTGGGAAGTCAAAAGTAACTCTAGAGTACCATACATGCTAGGTGGTCTCCTTTTATGGATAAGTTCCCTTATAAAATTATTCACAAAACCAGTCAACAAAACCAGGTAGCATATGTTTTGAATAGAAGGGTGAACTTGTTAAAGACAATAGCTCTTGACGTTAGTCATTTGAACACTTGAGGAATGACTATAAAGAAGATTCAGACTTTAAGTCTATGAGTGAAGTGTTCCAATCAAGGAGGTGAGGGCGACTACTAACTACTATTTGTGTGATAGGTATTTGATGACAGGAAATTAAAATTTCTTGTACTTCCATCCGTGAAAGAGCAATTCGGGACTTGTGTGGAGGAAGCTTATCTAGGCATTTTGGTAAGGACAATACTTTTTATGCATCTAGTTCTCGGTATTATTGGTCTAAGGTGAGGAGAGATGTAAGTTATTACTTAGTAAAGAGGTGTTATGTGTGTCAACTACTAAATGGCATGCTCAAAATACAAGTCTTTATATGCCATTATTGGTTCCAAAAAACTATTTGGAAGGACCTTTCTATGAATTTAATGTTGGGGCTTACAAGAACTCAAAATGGAATGGACTCTATCGATGTAGTGGTTGATCGAATTTCTAAAATGACGCACTTTCTTCTATGTTGAAATGCTTCGTCTATTTCCAAGCTTTTCTTTTAGGAGACTGTACAGCTATATGGGGTTCCGGAAAGTATTTTCTTCGATTATGACACTAAATTCCTTAGTCACTTTTGGAGAACACTTTGGGATCTATTCGGTTCATccttgaagtttagtaccaccatCCATCTCCAGGTCGACGATATAATGAAAGTGGTAAATCAGACTTTGGGTGTTAATGAGTCTTTGTAGGGAGAAGCCGAAGACATGGGATTTTGCGGTTGCACAAGCGAAGTTCTCATATAATGGAGTCACTCATTCGTGTATTGAAAGAAGTCACCCTTTGAACTTGTGTATATCAAAGTCCTTAACTGCATGCTTGATTCGGTGAATATTCCAAAAGGAAACAAGAACAATGTGACCACCAAAAAGTTAGCCTAAGAGATTCAACAAGTGCATGGGTGAAGTTATCGTTAGACTTAAGAAGAAGAATGCCAAATTGAAGGCCAAAGTGGATGAGCACCGTATGGAGGTACAGTTCGAAGTAGGGGGGAATGAAGTGATGATATATTTGAGCAAGGAAAGACTAGAAAGTGCATCGAGTAGCAAGCTTCAACCCTAAAAATGTGGTATGTTCAAAGTTTTGAAGAAGTTAAGCCCAAATGCATACCATGTGACACTTTTTTTTGGGCAAGATTTCCCCTTCATTCATTATGAAAGATTTAAATTCGTTTAAACTTGATCCTCCCTTTCCTTACCAAACAAATGGCTTGGGGCCAAGTTCCTTAAGAAGGGGAAATGATCCGTATATCCATTTGATTGAAAACAGGAGTTGAAGTCTTAAGGAATTTGCATGGCTTAAGGAAGTCAAAACTGGACAAGGATGAAAACTAAGGCATGAGCATGAGTTAAGGAAGCTAGTCTTCTTCtgctctctctctttttctttcttactCCTTTCTCACATCATTTATGCTCTCCAGTCCCTCTATTCCCTTGGATTTATTTCCGTTTTGATCATTCgagttttatttaattgtaattttacttttaaatcCTATTTTCttgtcttttattctttttaactgTGAGATTTTAACTAATTTTGCTGTTATAATTTAGGGAGTATAAATTCACCTTTTTCTTTGTTAGAGAAACAttttttgtaaatcaaaatctcAGATTTCTTATTTGAAGAACAAAATTAGGGTTTGTAACCCAAATTGAGAATTTTCTTTAATTCCGTTGGATTTATAAATTTctttagggttaaaatcaacaGGCTTTTTCTCTCTCCATCAGATTATGGTTAAACATAACAGAGAAACTTATATAGTCATCATTGTCAAGTACAACAGAAAATGCCTCTCAAACATGCCCGGAAGAGAAAGCGAACAACCAGGAAAGAGACAACTGACGATCAATCACGGCCAGCAGCAGCTCTCCATTTGAATATTCAGTTCATTTCCAGGGgactaattaataaatgaaATATTATCCAACATATATATGCCACAACctaatttaattttgattattagGTATTTTCAGAAAagaacaataaataaataaaagcataTTTAGAGAAAAATAAGCATTTGTGGCACATGTTCCATGATTCTACATTCCAATGGTTGATCCAAGGTAAACTCTTAGAGATATTCTACGGACGGACAATAAAACAATAAGTCCACCCTATCCATTTTGTCTTACTGCACCTTTACAACCCCAACAAGGAACCTACTCACAAATCTTATTTTACGTCTCAGTCAATAATTTCATGTCGATAGTTTAAGGcattcaaatatatattgacTATAACTAATTATAAAAGTATTAATATATTATTGATTATATACGATAATAAATTGTTGACTTTACGATATGAATGAATGTGATTCTCTAGTCATATAATACAATTTCTCGTCACCGACTTTCCCTTCGGAGTGCAAACTTACACACCCTAAAACAACACAGTTTTGGCTAGAGAAAGCGGCGGAACTAGAAATTCCCGAGGGGAGCAATACCGGTAAGAAAAAAGATGAATGATAAGAAGCGAGGAAGATATGAGAGATTTATTTTAGAATGGAGTTTTTACAAATTTTGGAGACgatgttaatattttattttattttattgtttttgaaATCCAAAAACAAATGAGGGCAATTTGGGATGAAATAATTAAGGGGTTTTGAAAACTGAAAATGGAAGCTTATTTTACTAATTGGAAATTTAGGTTTATTGATTAAAaatcaaacaataaaaaaaatcttgtTATAGAGGAGAGGTCATTGgataaataagataattaaaatattatttataatatgaTCCATTAGAGTGATGACTATACACTAAAACCTATATAAATGAATATATTTGGATCcgtaaaattattatcttatatgagactattaatttattgataaattaatattttattaatttgtccataaattaatatttttatagaatactttttattttgttcattaTATTTCCCGaattaaacaattaatttttttggtaactaagaaaagaaaataaacaattaattaatgatGGTGCATTGTATCTAAGTTTATTAATCTTgtcaaaaatgagtttattcaTATTGGGTTGGCGCgattgaaaaatataaattatataacacatttttttaattaataattcttTCTAGATCTCGAATTTAAGTTCTAGATGGTTCATCTAAACGGTGTCTCGAATCGAAAAATCggacaaactaaaaaaaatagtaattctTTTAAATTTATTGGATAAGTATcctcatatatatatttctccATCAAGAGAGAAAATATGTAgggatcattttttttttttgtttaactaTCTAGTATGTTAAACCGATAGTTCATATTAATTCAAATTCGAGCCAATTGAGAAGAAAATCTCTCCCAccaaacctatatattaatcaCAACCAATGTTGTAAAAGTCAGTCAAGTCGGTGACTAATTAGCCGATATATCAGTGATTTTTACACGACTCAATTTTGTATAACTGGTCGGCATAAGTCGGGAGTCCGATTTTTTTCCATTCAAATCGAGTTAAATCGGACAAGTCGGGTTAGACGGAAAAATAAACCGGTTTAGGCGGAAAAAATCCGCTGAAACGGGTTTAAATCggttcaatttataaattacaattagtaaaaaataatacaaGTTATCAGTAGGTAGTATGCAATACTCAGTGCCTTTTCCCGTCAAATTGGCGAGACAtcattatataatatttattattattatttttagatagtataatttatattttaaatttgtttatataatatttatttaatataaatttaaaagataaaaaaatacaCATGCGATTAATTTTTGGAGGTCTTATTGGCTCGACTAGCACCTAGCAACTTTTACAACAGCATTCACATTTTCAGAATTCGAACTCTGATGGAATGGTTAATTACCTATCTAGTAATTTAACTAGGAAAAAAACAACATATTTGGTGGTGATAAGCATGAAGCATTTGTTAATGATGAAGCAAACACATGTTTTAAACATTGTTGTAGTAATATGCATGGAGCCAAAATGAGAGTCTTACATTACATATATAGAATTAGAATATACGAAGGACCATTTTGTTTTTGGATAGATATACATTATGAATCTTGGAATTATTAGGTACGTACTTATCATATAATTAAGTGCATTTTAGTTGTTGTTCACGTTAATAAATTAATGTTTTAAGGACACCAAAAAGAAACTATAAATAAGGGCTTAACTTTCTTACATTAGACATATGCAACTCAACTAATTATCAATTAAGGTTTGAGTTTGATCTCTTACATTTCTCGGTTTCTTTCTCTCTACTTTTCTCATTTActtaattaatttgtattttGTATAATAAATCTATTGAATTATATCAGAAAGCTAATTAAGAagagcatatatatatatataatggctAAGCAATCACCGGAGCAGATGATTATTCAAGAATTCAAGAAGCTTCTCAATGGGTAAGAGTTCAATacatacattaaaaaaaaaaaaaaaaaaaattcaagttttaatataaatataataaattaaaattgttgGATGCAGGAAAGAGGAAGAGTCGGAGAagacaatagaagctaaaattGAGAAGCTGATTGATGTGCTAAAGTTCCGAGGATCGGAGGAATGTCCTTTCGATCCAATTGAAAGGATTAGAAGAGGATTCTGTAACTTCATTAACAACATATATAAGTATGATGATTtcattatattaattttaatacgGTTGAATATATACATACCCCTCTGTAGTTGTCTAAAAAAGTGCTAGTTTCTTTATAATgacatttttattaattttttgcaGCCCTAGTGTGACAGAAGGGCAGCATCCAAAGGtactacataattaaaaaattaattagaatgaTAATTAAAAGTATTAAGATATATAATTAGAAGTGATTATGGTACAGTTTCTGGTATTTTCATGCTCGGACTCGAGAGTTAGTCCATCTAATGTCCTCTGCTTTGAACCTGGTGAAGCTTTTATCGTTCGAAATATTGCTAATATGGTTCCGCCCTTTAACCaggttaatttaattattaattattaattgttgattaatattataattatggtaataatttattgataacATGTAATTGTTGGTGTACATGGCAGTTAAGGTATTCTGGAGTTGGAGCAACCATCGAATATGCAGTTAGTGAATTAAAGGTAACCATCATCACtagtataattataattttattagacTTAATATTTAAGAGGTTCTAGTCCGATTTCTCAACTTACTTATAATGCTATATCGACTTCTAAACATGTTTAAAGCCATTAATGGTTACATTAATTCTTTAAATTCCATGAACTTGTTTCAAGTGATACAAGTTTTATGTTGTTCAATATTTTCGGTGTTTATTTGTGATATCGCTAAGTAGGAAAGACATTTGTAGGTGGAAAACATCCTGATAATTGGACATAGTGGTTGTGGTGGGATAAAAGCTCTTATGAATCTTCCTGAGGATGGTTCCACTTCCAAGTAAGTCTTCTACATAtgcataatataatattttagtgaaataattaataaaattttattttattttattaatacatATATACTCGTGTTTGCACGAAACTATAAGATTGAGACACGAATATCTCAATTAAAACCTTTTCATATCATTAAATCcaatactttatttttatttttttattatttatcaaataattTTATCATTCAACAATTTCGATATAATAAAACGTCTGGTGCATAACTGCCAAAAATTGTTGATGTGCACAGTGATTTCATAGATGATTGGGTGAAGATTGGTTTACCTGCAAAGGCCAAAGTTCTGGCAGAACATGGAGATCTGGACTACACTGAACAATGCAAGATATGTGAAAGTGTAATAAACACTATTTGTCCTCCCTTCATTTTTtccaaattaaactaaaattataaaacgttCGGGAttataataaaagttattattaaACTTAACTATCGATTTAAAGTTTTGGTTGAAATGACTGATTGACATCCAATTATAATTTGAATACAGGAGGCAGTGAATTTCTCGTTGGTAAACTTACAGAGCTACCCATATGTTAAGGCAGCAATGGCATACCAAAATATAAGACTATGGGGTGCTTACTATGATTTTTACAACAAAAATTTTAAGCTCTGGGAAGTCAAGTATCAGACTGATTATATTCCAATTATATGCTGATAATCAAGGCTCGGGTGATCGGGAGTCATGGATCTCTCACTCTGaggagaaataaataaaattaaacttatAGACGGATATTTCCGTCTAAATGTATAATGTTCGTCAAAAGTTTCTTAAGAATCTATAAGGATGTGGCTTCACTAATAGAATCTGCAACAGAACATCCCGTCGGTGATgctttatccaaaaaaaaatatgtgctTTTCAACATATGTTAATCGGGTTAACCTTGAGTAATTGTTTCTGGCTTTATGTTTGTGTATGTATGTAATAATTTGTAAGTTGTCATAAATTCTGGTATATAATATCAAAATTGAATAAAACAACTTGCTTGTATGATATGTAAATGTGCTCTTTGTATGTATGGTCATTTTCCTTTTGCAATAAAGATATTTCATGTAATATTAATTGATATAATCATGATAACATTTATCCTTTCCTTTTAGATCAATGTAGGGTTATTTTCCTTTACGGTACTAATTATTTGATATCTAATTTTCTCCATaattggatgattttttttttgttacaatggtgaaaataattatatattgcACCAAAGTTGTATTATGTatcataataaattatatacagATTATCTGATGCATCAATTGAATTTTGGAGATATCTCATTAgccatttaaatttatttataacgATTTATtaactctctaaacttgcttaaaactgtcagaaataataataaaactattCTTTAGACTTTTACTGTGAACTTAAGTTTTAGTTCAATTTTTCCTTGACAAAATCTACTTAACTATTGACTATTTAAAGTGGTTACAATCATCTATTAGTATTCTAAATTTCTTtaaagtaatatatattttaacgtGTTTAAATTTCTATTGTACGGACTTAGCATGctgataaaatatttttaagtaAGTTAAAATGCTAATAGTACATCTTTGCAATCAAATAATTTAAACAAGTAGATAGAATCTCTGATATATTAAGTGAATTACTTTACCAAGCCATAAATTCTTACCCCTAGCCTCGGGAATTGACCGAACTACCATTTacccaaaaattgaaaaaagacaaaacctctcaaatatCCTATACACTTTTCGATCAAATTCGGACTagtttttgaaccaaatcatggATCGTGACGGAGGACGAAAAGGGAAAGCCAAAATGGTACGATTTACGGTTTTCGTTTTTTGATTTAAGCTTGTGATTTGAATCTGTGGGTGAAATTTAAAATAcgtcggaatcgcagtcgggcgtatgaacatcacgcccgaccagtggttccggcgtatgaacatcacgcccgaccagtggtgcgggcgtgatagccaaacgcctgaaccataggtcgggcgtgatgttcatacgccctaACCACTGGTCGGGTCGGGCgtttggctatcacgcccgcaccactggtcgggcgtgatgttcatacgcccgcaccactggtcgggcgtgatgttcatacgtccgACCTGTGGTTCCGGCATGATGTTCATACtccttaaggtttttttttttaaatatacagtaaaacctctatataggaatactctatataggaatactctatataggaataacctctattttgttataaaaaaactcggtcccaacttgggccagttataaataggaataaccttccaaacgttatttgttatacacttttcaagtcccacctttagaaactatgcctctatatagtaataattatacatttatatgtgtatatatatatatattaagaattcaaactaaattataaaatatttaaaaaaactattaaaattatctatgagttggaaacaaattaacttgaaattataaatatttagtattatcattgatgtttacatttttcccataaaactcttccaattatctatatattgaaaatctgaactctaaattgaaattctaaatatttaatttgttccattaatgtctattgttatacattatatataaatcatgcatgcctatgataaaaatttaaaatttatgtgttgagaaattttattatatcaaactctatttagtaataacctctcaattgttatacaaatagctcggtctcaagtgtattcctatatagaggttttactgtagttacatttaaattaatttagtgtaatttataatttatatgttacaattttagattaatttagtataattttttgtaGATAGAGCGGCCTACTATCGGGGGGAAATCCAttccgtcatctgctcgtcgtctagatatgaaCGACGAGAATGATACACCACGacatacgagattgcgtggtattgatatatctggtcgtaggcggagaggggctgcgacggagcaggTGCGGAGGGATCCGATTGTGGATCAGCCCGATATTCGTGGATCAAAGGGGGCGAcagattttgatgacagagaaCCTGATAGCGATTCTGTGGAGGACTACTTGGATGTGCTAGCCCAGGTGTTGCGACAGTCTATAGCTGCACGTGATCGCGAGGATGAGGATGTCGATGAGGATGTCGATGAGTAGCCGACCCCGGTTAGACAGCCGACCCAGTGCAGAGGAGGTCGCTTTGCGAGTGCAGGTATATttgagtataattttataactttagtataattttatag
The DNA window shown above is from Euphorbia lathyris chromosome 1, ddEupLath1.1, whole genome shotgun sequence and carries:
- the LOC136235154 gene encoding carbonic anhydrase 2-like, coding for MAKQSPEQMIIQEFKKLLNGKEEESEKTIEAKIEKLIDVLKFRGSEECPFDPIERIRRGFCNFINNIYNPSVTEGQHPKFLVFSCSDSRVSPSNVLCFEPGEAFIVRNIANMVPPFNQLRYSGVGATIEYAVSELKVENILIIGHSGCGGIKALMNLPEDGSTSNDFIDDWVKIGLPAKAKVLAEHGDLDYTEQCKICESEAVNFSLVNLQSYPYVKAAMAYQNIRLWGAYYDFYNKNFKLWEVKYQTDYIPIIC
- the LOC136235083 gene encoding carbonic anhydrase, chloroplastic-like — translated: MVPPFNQLRYSGVGATIEYAVSELKVENILIIGHSGCGGIKALMNLPEDGSTSNDFIDDWVKIGLPAKAKVLAEHGDLDFSEQCKICESEAVNFSLVNLQSYPYVKAAMAYQNIRLWGAYYDFYNKNFKLWEVKYQTDYIPIIC